In the Thauera sedimentorum genome, one interval contains:
- the acnA gene encoding aconitate hydratase AcnA, with translation MPDKSFDTLKTFSTPSGRSGLLHELAALERAGLGRVSRLPVSIRIVLEAVLRNCDGRKVTTEHVRQLAGWRPDAPRTEEIPFVVARVVLQDFTGVPLLADLAAMRNVAADMGQDPKKIEPLVPVDLVVDHSVQVDHYGTPQALRQNMELEFERNRERYQFMKWGMQAFDTFKVVPPGIGIVHQVNLEYLFRGVRSADTPDGTLYFPDTLVGTDSHTTMINGVGVVGWGVGGIEAEAAMLGQPVYFLTPDVIGVELKGCLNEGVTATDLVLTVTEMLRREKVVGKFVEFFGEGTASLSVTDRATIANMAPEYGATMGFFPVDDKTVAYMRGTGRSEEECELFEAWFRAQGLFGVPRAGEVDYTRVLSLDLADIVPSLAGPKRPQDRIALADMEDAFDRLLETPEVDDGFGVPEASLGTRFPTRLPGVSLGHGDVLIAAITSCTNTSNPAVLIAAGLLAKKAVDKGLAVAPHIKTSLAPGSRVVTDYLEKAGLLEPLAKLGFALAGYGCTTCIGNSGDLAPELNEAINDNKVIAAAVLSGNRNFEARIHPNIRANFLASPPLVVAFAIAGRANADLVNEPLGTGSDGHHVYLRDIWPSSEEINAVMPYAMDPPTFRRLYADFTRDHDLWNAIPAPTGQVYDWPASSYIARPPFFDGFGMKPGGIGDITGARTLLLLGDSVTTDHISPAGSFGEATPAGKWLKSQGVERKDFNSYGSRRGHHDVMVRSTFANVRVKNLMIPPREDGSRVEGGHTLLDGKQTTVFEAASAWQKRGVPTIVFAGEEYGTGSSRDWAAKGTALLGVKAVVARSFERIHRSNLVGMGVLPLQFKNDDSWQKLGLTGEESFDVLGVSADLQPQQDLTLVIHGADGSRREVPVLCRIDTPIEVDYYRHGGILPYVLREILA, from the coding sequence ATGCCTGACAAATCCTTCGACACGCTGAAGACCTTCTCCACCCCTTCTGGGCGCAGCGGCCTGCTGCACGAGCTCGCCGCGCTGGAACGCGCCGGCCTGGGCCGCGTTTCGCGCCTGCCGGTGTCCATCCGCATCGTGCTGGAAGCGGTGCTGCGCAACTGCGACGGTCGCAAGGTGACCACCGAGCACGTGCGCCAACTGGCCGGCTGGCGGCCGGACGCGCCGCGCACCGAGGAGATTCCCTTCGTGGTCGCCCGCGTGGTGCTGCAGGACTTCACCGGCGTACCCCTGCTCGCCGACCTTGCGGCGATGCGCAACGTGGCCGCCGACATGGGCCAGGACCCGAAGAAGATCGAGCCGCTGGTGCCGGTGGACCTGGTGGTGGACCACTCGGTGCAGGTGGACCACTACGGCACCCCGCAGGCCCTGCGCCAGAACATGGAACTGGAGTTCGAGCGCAACCGCGAGCGCTACCAGTTCATGAAATGGGGCATGCAGGCCTTCGACACCTTCAAGGTGGTGCCGCCGGGCATCGGCATCGTGCATCAGGTGAACCTGGAATACCTGTTCCGCGGCGTGCGCAGTGCGGACACGCCAGACGGCACGCTCTACTTCCCCGACACCCTGGTGGGTACCGATTCGCACACCACCATGATCAACGGCGTGGGCGTGGTGGGCTGGGGCGTGGGCGGCATCGAGGCGGAAGCGGCGATGCTGGGGCAGCCGGTGTATTTCCTCACCCCGGACGTGATCGGCGTTGAACTGAAGGGCTGTCTCAACGAAGGCGTGACCGCCACCGACCTTGTGCTGACCGTTACCGAGATGCTGCGCCGCGAGAAGGTGGTGGGCAAGTTCGTCGAGTTCTTCGGCGAAGGCACCGCCAGCCTGTCGGTGACCGACCGCGCCACCATCGCCAACATGGCCCCGGAATACGGCGCGACCATGGGCTTCTTCCCGGTGGACGACAAGACCGTGGCCTACATGCGCGGCACCGGGCGCAGCGAGGAGGAATGCGAGCTGTTCGAGGCCTGGTTCCGCGCCCAGGGCCTGTTCGGCGTGCCGCGTGCCGGCGAGGTGGACTACACCCGCGTGCTTAGCCTGGACCTGGCGGACATCGTGCCCTCGCTGGCCGGGCCGAAGCGCCCGCAGGACCGCATTGCGCTGGCCGACATGGAAGACGCCTTCGACCGCCTGCTGGAAACGCCCGAGGTGGACGACGGCTTCGGCGTGCCGGAAGCCTCGCTCGGCACGCGCTTCCCCACCCGCCTGCCCGGCGTCAGCCTGGGGCACGGCGACGTGCTGATCGCGGCTATCACCTCCTGCACCAACACCAGCAACCCGGCGGTGCTGATCGCCGCCGGCCTGCTGGCGAAGAAGGCGGTGGACAAGGGCCTGGCGGTGGCGCCGCACATCAAGACCTCGCTGGCGCCGGGATCGCGCGTGGTCACCGACTACCTGGAGAAGGCCGGCCTGCTCGAACCCTTGGCCAAGCTGGGTTTTGCGCTGGCGGGCTATGGATGCACCACCTGCATCGGCAACTCCGGCGACCTGGCGCCGGAGCTGAACGAGGCGATCAACGACAACAAGGTGATCGCCGCCGCGGTGCTCTCCGGCAACCGCAACTTCGAGGCGCGCATTCACCCGAACATCCGCGCCAACTTTCTCGCCTCGCCGCCGTTGGTGGTGGCCTTCGCCATCGCCGGGCGCGCGAATGCCGACCTGGTGAATGAGCCGCTCGGCACCGGCAGCGACGGCCACCACGTTTACCTGCGCGACATCTGGCCGAGCTCCGAGGAGATCAACGCGGTGATGCCCTACGCCATGGACCCGCCCACCTTCCGCCGCCTGTACGCCGACTTCACCCGCGACCACGACCTGTGGAACGCGATTCCGGCCCCGACCGGCCAGGTCTACGACTGGCCGGCCTCCAGCTACATCGCCCGCCCGCCCTTCTTCGACGGCTTCGGCATGAAGCCCGGCGGCATCGGCGACATCACCGGCGCGCGCACCCTGCTGCTGCTCGGCGACTCGGTGACCACCGACCACATCTCCCCCGCGGGCTCCTTCGGCGAGGCCACGCCCGCCGGCAAATGGCTGAAATCGCAGGGCGTGGAGCGCAAGGACTTCAACTCCTACGGCTCGCGGCGCGGCCACCACGACGTGATGGTGCGCAGCACCTTCGCCAACGTGCGGGTGAAGAACCTGATGATCCCGCCGCGCGAGGACGGCTCGCGGGTGGAAGGCGGCCACACCTTGCTGGACGGCAAGCAGACCACGGTGTTCGAGGCCGCCAGCGCCTGGCAGAAGCGCGGCGTGCCGACCATCGTCTTTGCCGGCGAGGAATACGGCACCGGCTCCAGCCGTGACTGGGCGGCCAAGGGCACCGCGCTGCTGGGCGTGAAGGCGGTGGTGGCGAGGAGCTTCGAGCGCATCCACCGCTCCAACCTGGTCGGCATGGGCGTGCTGCCGCTGCAGTTCAAGAACGATGACAGCTGGCAGAAGCTGGGCCTCACCGGCGAGGAAAGCTTTGACGTGCTCGGCGTCTCGGCCGACCTGCAGCCGCAGCAGGACCTTACCCTGGTGATCCACGGCGCCGACGGCAGCCGGCGCGAAGTGCCGGTGCTGTGCCGCATCGACACGCCCATCGAGGTGGACTACTACCGCCACGGCGGCATCCTGCCCTACGTGCTGAGGGAGATCCTGGCCTGA
- the acnB gene encoding bifunctional aconitate hydratase 2/2-methylisocitrate dehydratase: MLEAYRAHAAERAALGIPALPLNKQQTTELVELLKNPPAGEEAFLVELLTHRVPAGVDDAAKVKAEFLARVAKGEEACALVSRAKATELLGTMLGGFNIKPMIDLLGDAEVGAIAAEGLKKTLLMFDYFHDVKELAAAGNANAKAVMQSWADAEWFTSRPEVPASQKLTVFKVTGETNTDDLSPAPDAWSRPDIPLHALAMLKNPRPGITPEEPGVRGPVKFLEELRAKGNLVAYVGDVVGTGSSRKSATNSVLWFTGEDIPFVPNKRFGGVCLGSKIAPIFFNTMEDAGALPIEIDAGQMDMGDEIELKVDAASGKVTALKNGAVIAESQLKTLVILDEVRAGGRIPLIIGRGLTAKAREALGLPPSTLFRLPQNPADSGKGFSLAQKMVGRACGLPEGQGIRPGTYCEPKMTTVGSQDTTGPMTRDELKDLACLGFSADLVMQSFCHTAAYPKLVDVRMHRELPSFISTRGGVALRPGDGVIHSWLNRLLLPDTVGTGGDSHTRFPIGISFPAGSGLVAFAAATGVMPLDMPESVLVRFKGTMQPGVTLRDLVNAIPLYAIRQGLLTVEKKGKKNIFSGRILEIEGLPDLKVEQAFELTDASAERSAAGCTVHLNKEPIVEYMNSNITLMKWMIANGYQDARTLKRRIKAMEEWIANGELLKGDADAEYAAVIEIDLADIKEPIVACPNDPDDVKLLSEVAGDKIDEVFIGSCMTNIGHFRAAGKVLDGKSDIPTRLWIAPPTKMDAMILNEEGYYGVLGKSGARMEMPGCSLCMGNQAQIRKGSTAMSTSTRNFPNRLGIDTRVYLGSAELAAVCALMGKIPSVQEYMAQVEVVNKKAADIYRYMNFDQIEEFKSVADTVEV; this comes from the coding sequence GTGCTTGAAGCCTACCGTGCCCATGCCGCCGAGCGTGCCGCCCTCGGCATCCCCGCCCTGCCGCTGAACAAGCAGCAGACCACCGAACTGGTCGAACTGCTCAAGAACCCGCCTGCCGGCGAAGAAGCCTTCCTGGTCGAACTGCTCACCCACCGCGTGCCTGCCGGCGTGGACGACGCCGCCAAGGTCAAGGCCGAGTTCCTGGCCCGCGTCGCCAAGGGCGAAGAAGCCTGTGCCCTGGTCTCCCGCGCCAAGGCCACCGAACTGCTCGGCACCATGCTGGGCGGCTTCAACATCAAGCCGATGATCGACCTGCTGGGCGACGCCGAAGTGGGCGCCATCGCCGCCGAGGGCCTGAAGAAGACCCTGCTGATGTTCGACTACTTCCACGACGTCAAGGAACTGGCCGCTGCCGGCAACGCCAACGCCAAGGCCGTGATGCAGTCCTGGGCCGACGCCGAGTGGTTCACCAGCCGCCCGGAAGTGCCGGCTTCGCAGAAGCTCACCGTGTTCAAGGTCACCGGCGAAACCAACACCGACGACCTCTCCCCCGCGCCGGACGCCTGGTCCCGCCCGGACATCCCGCTGCACGCGCTGGCCATGCTCAAGAACCCGCGTCCGGGCATCACCCCGGAAGAGCCGGGCGTGCGTGGTCCGGTGAAGTTCCTGGAAGAGCTGCGCGCCAAGGGCAACCTGGTGGCCTACGTCGGTGACGTGGTCGGCACCGGTTCCTCTCGTAAGTCCGCCACCAACTCGGTGCTGTGGTTCACCGGCGAAGACATCCCCTTCGTGCCGAACAAGCGCTTCGGCGGCGTGTGCCTGGGCTCCAAGATCGCCCCGATCTTCTTCAACACCATGGAAGACGCCGGCGCGCTGCCGATCGAGATCGACGCCGGCCAGATGGACATGGGCGACGAGATCGAACTCAAGGTCGACGCCGCCTCCGGCAAGGTCACCGCGCTGAAGAACGGCGCCGTGATCGCCGAATCGCAGCTCAAGACCCTGGTGATCCTCGACGAAGTGCGCGCCGGTGGCCGCATCCCGCTGATCATCGGCCGCGGTCTCACCGCCAAGGCGCGTGAAGCGCTGGGCCTGCCGCCCTCCACGCTGTTCCGCCTGCCGCAGAACCCGGCCGACTCCGGCAAGGGCTTCTCGCTGGCGCAGAAGATGGTCGGCCGCGCCTGCGGTCTGCCGGAAGGCCAGGGCATCCGTCCGGGCACCTACTGCGAACCCAAGATGACCACCGTGGGTTCCCAGGACACCACCGGCCCGATGACCCGTGACGAACTGAAGGACCTCGCCTGCCTCGGCTTCTCCGCCGACCTGGTGATGCAGTCCTTCTGCCACACCGCGGCTTACCCCAAGCTGGTCGACGTGCGCATGCACCGCGAGCTGCCGTCCTTCATCTCCACCCGCGGCGGCGTGGCCCTGCGTCCGGGCGACGGCGTGATCCACTCCTGGCTCAACCGCCTGCTGCTGCCCGACACCGTGGGCACCGGCGGCGACAGCCACACCCGCTTCCCGATCGGCATCTCCTTCCCGGCCGGCTCCGGCCTGGTGGCCTTTGCCGCCGCCACCGGCGTGATGCCGCTGGACATGCCGGAATCCGTGCTGGTGCGCTTCAAGGGCACCATGCAGCCGGGCGTCACCCTGCGTGACCTGGTCAATGCCATCCCGCTGTACGCCATCCGCCAGGGCCTGCTGACCGTCGAGAAGAAGGGCAAGAAGAACATCTTCTCCGGCCGCATCCTGGAAATCGAAGGTCTGCCGGACCTCAAGGTCGAACAGGCCTTCGAGCTGACCGACGCCTCCGCCGAGCGCTCCGCCGCCGGTTGCACGGTCCACCTCAACAAGGAACCGATCGTCGAGTACATGAACTCGAACATCACCCTGATGAAGTGGATGATCGCCAACGGCTATCAGGACGCCCGCACGCTGAAGCGCCGCATCAAGGCCATGGAAGAGTGGATCGCCAACGGCGAACTGCTCAAGGGCGATGCCGATGCCGAATACGCCGCCGTGATCGAGATCGATCTGGCCGACATCAAGGAGCCCATCGTCGCCTGCCCGAACGACCCGGACGACGTCAAGCTGCTGTCCGAAGTCGCCGGCGACAAGATCGACGAAGTGTTCATCGGCTCGTGCATGACCAACATCGGCCACTTCCGCGCCGCCGGCAAGGTGCTGGACGGCAAGTCCGACATCCCGACCCGCCTGTGGATCGCCCCGCCCACCAAGATGGACGCGATGATCCTCAACGAGGAAGGCTACTACGGCGTGCTCGGCAAGTCCGGCGCCCGCATGGAAATGCCGGGCTGCTCGCTGTGCATGGGCAACCAGGCGCAGATCCGCAAGGGCTCGACCGCGATGTCCACTTCGACGCGCAACTTCCCGAACCGCCTGGGCATCGACACCCGCGTGTACCTTGGTTCGGCCGAACTGGCCGCCGTGTGCGCGCTGATGGGCAAGATCCCGAGCGTGCAGGAGTACATGGCGCAGGTCGAGGTGGTGAACAAGAAGGCCGCCGACATCTACCGCTACATGAACTTCGACCAGATCGAAGAGTTCAAGAGCGTTGCCGACACGGTTGAAGTGTGA
- a CDS encoding AAA family ATPase yields the protein MILKKVILKKFKRVDTVELDLSASPISVLIGPNNCGKSSVLQGIHFSVTAAIASREADRSTYAQDALLYCPARDFKQLRHGDGYANQSNFGHLQVFADFPDDEGEENYSIRIYRGRNEGNVGCQRSGSAKINAHVANSDNLFSVYVPGLAGIPQTEQFRSESVIRRGVASGDANLHLRNVLYILSRRDRGNMLETLKKRMRALFPQFHLWVDFNPAKDVYIGVEISTTGQYGRRCPLELVGTGVLQALQIFSYVTLFSPKLLLLDEPDSHLHPDNQVLLAEALRYITSESGTKVVISTHSRHLVEAMYGEANFVWLKNGSVFKQGVELERLPLLLDIGALDSFDKLMAGTISFVFLTEDTDKRMLQALVARSGFPMSKCLIYSYKTSTNLESAKILAAFILKSAPKTTVVIHRDRDFMTDEEVGTVSAKISDVGAVPFITEHSDVEGYFIVPGHIAELTGKDPSEVAEWLNSIAREEHVAIQHDFTRKRDELKQLLYKGAAKFPDTIALLGKEIPLPPEKRVGKAMLRRVRSQIKDFAGTVPDFLKPTVHIWSPGLKLILESITDAPVYSPVSRGRPIRVSKL from the coding sequence ATGATCCTGAAGAAAGTCATCCTTAAGAAGTTCAAGAGAGTCGACACGGTCGAGCTCGACCTCTCGGCTTCCCCCATAAGCGTCCTTATCGGCCCGAACAACTGTGGCAAGAGCAGCGTCCTCCAGGGAATTCATTTCTCGGTCACAGCAGCGATCGCGTCCCGAGAAGCGGATCGCAGCACGTACGCTCAGGACGCACTCCTATACTGCCCCGCGCGAGATTTCAAGCAGCTTCGGCACGGCGACGGGTACGCGAACCAGTCTAACTTTGGGCACCTTCAGGTGTTTGCTGATTTTCCGGACGACGAGGGCGAGGAGAACTACTCCATCCGTATCTATCGGGGCAGAAATGAGGGAAACGTCGGCTGCCAGCGATCAGGAAGCGCGAAGATCAATGCCCACGTGGCGAACTCAGATAACCTGTTCAGCGTATACGTGCCCGGGTTGGCCGGCATCCCGCAGACTGAGCAGTTCCGGTCAGAGAGCGTAATCCGGCGTGGCGTCGCGAGTGGCGACGCCAACCTCCACCTCAGGAACGTTCTTTACATCCTCAGCCGTCGCGACCGGGGCAATATGCTCGAAACGCTGAAGAAGCGTATGCGCGCCCTCTTCCCCCAGTTCCATCTCTGGGTCGATTTCAACCCAGCGAAGGACGTTTATATTGGCGTCGAAATATCCACAACGGGGCAATACGGGCGGAGATGCCCGCTTGAACTGGTGGGGACCGGCGTGCTGCAGGCTCTTCAGATTTTCTCCTACGTGACCCTTTTTTCCCCGAAGCTCCTCCTACTGGACGAACCGGACTCCCACCTTCATCCCGACAACCAGGTTTTACTCGCTGAAGCGCTCCGTTACATAACGTCGGAATCCGGCACCAAGGTCGTCATCTCGACCCACAGCCGGCACTTGGTCGAAGCCATGTACGGTGAGGCGAATTTCGTTTGGCTGAAGAATGGCTCCGTCTTCAAGCAGGGCGTTGAACTTGAGCGCTTGCCCCTGCTCCTCGATATCGGGGCGCTTGACTCCTTCGACAAGCTGATGGCGGGCACAATCAGCTTCGTCTTCCTTACCGAGGACACCGACAAACGGATGCTCCAGGCTTTGGTCGCACGCTCCGGGTTCCCGATGTCCAAATGCCTCATCTATAGCTATAAGACCTCCACCAACCTCGAATCCGCGAAGATCCTAGCTGCCTTCATCCTGAAAAGCGCGCCGAAAACGACGGTGGTGATCCACCGCGACCGGGACTTCATGACGGACGAGGAGGTAGGTACCGTGTCCGCCAAAATTTCCGACGTCGGCGCGGTTCCTTTCATCACGGAACACAGCGATGTCGAAGGGTACTTCATTGTTCCCGGGCACATTGCCGAACTTACCGGCAAGGATCCTTCCGAAGTAGCCGAGTGGCTCAACAGTATCGCTAGGGAAGAGCACGTCGCGATCCAGCACGACTTCACAAGAAAGCGGGACGAGTTGAAACAGCTCCTCTACAAGGGCGCAGCCAAATTTCCGGATACCATTGCTCTACTCGGGAAGGAAATCCCCCTTCCGCCCGAAAAGAGAGTCGGAAAAGCAATGCTAAGGAGAGTCAGAAGCCAGATTAAGGATTTCGCTGGAACGGTTCCCGATTTCCTGAAGCCTACTGTTCATATCTGGTCGCCGGGGTTAAAACTGATCCTCGAATCCATAACAGACGCTCCAGTCTATTCTCCCGTATCCAGAGGCCGGCCGATACGGGTCTCAAAGCTCTAA
- a CDS encoding DUF2026 family protein produces MKKTKSTPLPLSFVDYERLSRILVTVLNSVDAHTANGCVFFTMVGSYVLDKAFGLRTQPVCGSAFFRVDDATDLVMAFTDMETFENGEVASHNEAFHAWIECNGVVIDLMAPIFRENLLKKIPDSKLRLPRKMFQRPKSEMANSPFELVREGDFYLQVNPALTNELIKLFMSRAENGDLADVCRQWFKPTPKAILSELGLASSDGTQRVMKLEKLELVGKW; encoded by the coding sequence ATGAAAAAAACCAAATCAACACCACTCCCGCTCTCCTTTGTCGACTACGAACGGCTGAGCCGTATTCTGGTTACCGTCCTAAACAGCGTGGATGCCCATACCGCCAACGGGTGCGTATTTTTCACGATGGTTGGTAGCTATGTCCTCGACAAGGCATTCGGGCTTAGAACTCAACCCGTCTGTGGCTCTGCCTTCTTCCGTGTCGATGATGCAACTGACCTTGTGATGGCTTTTACGGACATGGAGACTTTCGAAAATGGAGAAGTCGCCAGCCACAACGAAGCCTTTCATGCGTGGATCGAATGCAATGGCGTTGTGATTGACCTCATGGCACCGATCTTCCGGGAGAACCTTCTGAAGAAAATCCCGGACTCGAAACTGCGCCTGCCACGGAAAATGTTCCAGAGACCCAAGTCAGAAATGGCCAATTCCCCATTCGAACTGGTACGAGAGGGCGACTTCTATCTGCAAGTGAATCCGGCACTGACCAATGAGTTGATCAAGTTGTTCATGAGCCGAGCTGAGAATGGTGACCTGGCAGATGTCTGCCGACAGTGGTTCAAGCCGACCCCAAAGGCAATTCTTTCTGAGCTTGGCCTGGCAAGTAGCGACGGAACACAGAGAGTGATGAAGCTGGAAAAACTGGAACTCGTCGGCAAATGGTGA
- a CDS encoding MBL fold metallo-hydrolase: MPASRPFARLHRPLCALLAAALLACTGLASAAAPQQMNQVPGYYRMAVGSYEITALYDGAIDLDSALLKNIDEQEIRALLARKFLKGPAVQTAVNAYLINTGSKLVLVDAGAAKLFGPSLGHIADNLRAAGYQPEQVDLVLVTHLHGDHVNGLVTADGQPAFPKAEVWSAQADNDHWLSEAVAAAAPEGAKPFFKMARDAAAPYLAAGKWHTFASDREIIPGITAIAAHGHTPGHSAYLVSDGDARLLIWGDLVHNHAVQFARPVVSIEFDVDPAKAVAARLALFARAAEERLMVAGMHLPFPGMGHVRKEKKGYAWVPVEFAPLPAKP, translated from the coding sequence ATGCCCGCCAGCCGCCCCTTCGCACGCCTCCACCGCCCACTCTGCGCCCTGCTCGCCGCCGCCCTCCTCGCCTGCACAGGGCTGGCCTCCGCCGCCGCCCCGCAGCAGATGAACCAGGTGCCCGGCTACTACCGGATGGCGGTCGGCAGCTACGAGATCACCGCGCTCTACGACGGCGCCATCGACCTGGACAGCGCGCTGCTGAAGAACATCGACGAGCAGGAGATCCGCGCCCTGCTGGCGCGCAAGTTCCTCAAGGGCCCGGCGGTGCAGACCGCGGTCAACGCCTACCTGATCAACACCGGCAGCAAACTGGTGCTGGTCGACGCCGGCGCCGCCAAGCTCTTCGGCCCCTCGCTCGGCCACATCGCCGACAACCTGCGCGCCGCCGGCTACCAGCCCGAGCAGGTCGACCTGGTGCTGGTCACCCACCTGCACGGCGACCACGTGAACGGACTCGTCACCGCCGACGGCCAACCCGCCTTCCCCAAGGCCGAAGTCTGGTCCGCCCAGGCCGACAACGACCACTGGCTGAGCGAAGCAGTCGCCGCCGCGGCGCCCGAAGGCGCCAAACCCTTCTTCAAGATGGCCCGCGACGCCGCCGCGCCCTACCTCGCCGCCGGCAAGTGGCACACCTTCGCGAGCGACCGCGAGATCATCCCCGGCATCACCGCCATCGCCGCCCACGGCCACACCCCGGGCCACAGCGCCTATCTGGTGAGCGACGGCGACGCACGCCTGCTGATCTGGGGCGACCTGGTGCACAACCACGCGGTGCAGTTCGCAAGGCCGGTGGTGTCCATCGAGTTCGACGTGGACCCGGCCAAGGCCGTGGCCGCCCGCCTGGCGTTGTTCGCGCGGGCGGCTGAAGAGCGGCTGATGGTCGCCGGCATGCATCTGCCCTTCCCGGGCATGGGTCATGTGCGAAAGGAGAAGAAAGGCTATGCGTGGGTGCCGGTGGAGTTTGCGCCCTTGCCGGCGAAGCCGTGA
- a CDS encoding oxidoreductase-like domain-containing protein, with protein sequence MDVLDPFTHRPANLDEAQGLIAAVRQRLEARGIAHRAPPPVPTSCCGRGCHGCVWTGYFEALSWWREDARRLLG encoded by the coding sequence ATGGACGTCCTCGACCCTTTCACGCATCGACCTGCCAATCTCGATGAGGCACAAGGCCTGATCGCCGCCGTGCGGCAACGCCTGGAAGCGCGTGGCATTGCGCATCGCGCGCCGCCGCCGGTGCCGACCAGTTGCTGCGGGCGCGGTTGTCACGGCTGCGTGTGGACGGGTTACTTCGAGGCCTTGTCCTGGTGGCGGGAAGACGCCCGGCGGCTGCTGGGCTGA
- a CDS encoding DUF3014 domain-containing protein has translation MAMNELRYSGGKWLPVLGLVLVAAAVAAFLWLRQSPPPVVEQPVATSPAPLPDAAMPPGNQAGGVIEPPESLPPPPVPPELAAEPLPVLDESDGAFGEALSALMGERAGMLMGSHLVRRIVVIVDNLPGERLPLSRSPLRPAEGAFRVSDEGGAMTIAADNVQRYTPYVALAEAIPAERLVALYARFYPLFQAAYAELGYGPDAQFNDRLVAVIDHVVAAPEPGGPIQLVQPKIRYRFADARLEALSAGQKIMIRMGKENAGRIKARLREIRTLLTEAGRQR, from the coding sequence ATGGCGATGAACGAACTGCGCTACAGCGGCGGTAAATGGCTGCCGGTGCTGGGGCTGGTGCTGGTTGCTGCGGCGGTTGCGGCTTTCCTGTGGCTGCGGCAGTCGCCCCCGCCGGTGGTGGAGCAACCGGTGGCCACAAGCCCGGCACCGCTGCCCGACGCCGCCATGCCGCCGGGCAACCAGGCGGGCGGGGTGATCGAGCCGCCGGAAAGCCTACCGCCCCCGCCCGTGCCGCCGGAACTGGCTGCCGAGCCGCTGCCGGTGCTGGACGAGAGCGACGGCGCGTTTGGCGAGGCGCTCTCCGCCCTGATGGGCGAGCGCGCCGGCATGCTGATGGGCAGTCACCTGGTGCGCCGCATCGTGGTCATCGTGGACAACCTGCCGGGCGAGCGCCTGCCCCTGTCGCGCTCGCCGCTGCGCCCGGCCGAGGGGGCATTCAGAGTCTCCGACGAAGGCGGCGCTATGACCATTGCCGCGGACAACGTCCAACGCTACACGCCCTATGTGGCGCTGGCCGAGGCGATTCCGGCCGAGCGTCTGGTGGCGCTGTATGCGCGCTTCTATCCGCTCTTCCAGGCGGCCTATGCCGAGCTCGGTTACGGTCCGGATGCGCAGTTCAACGACCGTCTGGTGGCGGTGATCGACCACGTGGTGGCAGCGCCCGAACCCGGCGGGCCGATCCAGCTCGTCCAGCCCAAGATCCGCTACCGCTTTGCCGATGCGCGGCTGGAGGCGCTTTCCGCCGGGCAGAAGATCATGATCCGCATGGGCAAGGAGAACGCCGGGCGCATCAAGGCCCGCCTGCGCGAAATCCGCACGCTGCTGACCGAGGCGGGGCGCCAGCGCTGA
- a CDS encoding cytochrome C, which yields MLAAPAAAQAGDEAAATLVERGRYLARIAACNDCHTPNYAATEGKVPEAEWLTGDRLGWQGEWGTSYPANLRRFFARTSEADWLRIARGREFRPPMPGVILRDMSDDDLRALWHYVRALGPAGEEMPAWLPPGQEPTGPVVRFPMAGH from the coding sequence ATGCTGGCCGCACCGGCCGCAGCGCAGGCCGGCGACGAGGCGGCCGCGACCCTGGTGGAGCGGGGCCGTTACCTGGCGCGGATTGCCGCGTGCAACGATTGCCACACGCCCAACTACGCTGCTACCGAAGGCAAGGTGCCGGAAGCCGAATGGCTCACCGGCGACCGCCTGGGCTGGCAGGGGGAATGGGGCACCAGCTACCCGGCCAACCTGCGCCGCTTCTTCGCCCGCACCAGCGAGGCGGACTGGCTGCGCATCGCGCGGGGGCGCGAGTTCCGCCCGCCGATGCCCGGTGTGATCCTGCGCGACATGAGCGACGACGACCTGCGAGCGCTGTGGCACTACGTGCGCGCACTCGGCCCGGCGGGCGAGGAGATGCCGGCCTGGTTGCCGCCGGGGCAGGAACCGACCGGCCCGGTGGTGCGTTTCCCGATGGCGGGGCACTGA